The following proteins are encoded in a genomic region of [Eubacterium] hominis:
- a CDS encoding transglycosylase domain-containing protein has product MKIIKRILLLFLVALLTLGILFVGVGYVNYKKAVSDVSIEEKVKEIREKPDYVKTKDISPTLIQATISIEDHRFYQHKGVDYRSLARALVNNIFASGIVGGGSTITQQLAKNLYFDYQPSYLRKMSEIFLAYDLEAELSKEEILELYVNVINYGDNHMGIYQASMGYFGKTPDQLTLDEASLLAGLPQSPSNYQLSNHEDAARKRQKMVLSAMVREKHISQQDMDTIISKY; this is encoded by the coding sequence ATGAAAATTATAAAAAGAATCCTGCTGCTGTTTCTGGTAGCACTGTTAACATTAGGTATCCTGTTTGTGGGTGTAGGATATGTCAATTATAAGAAAGCTGTATCGGATGTATCCATTGAAGAAAAGGTGAAAGAAATACGAGAAAAGCCTGACTATGTGAAAACAAAAGATATCAGTCCAACACTGATTCAGGCAACAATCTCCATTGAAGATCATCGCTTTTATCAGCATAAAGGTGTTGATTATCGTTCTTTGGCTCGTGCACTTGTGAACAACATCTTTGCCAGCGGTATTGTTGGTGGAGGCTCTACGATTACACAGCAGCTCGCAAAAAATCTATATTTCGATTATCAGCCATCATATCTTCGTAAAATGAGTGAAATCTTTTTAGCGTATGATCTGGAAGCTGAGCTGTCAAAAGAGGAAATTTTAGAACTTTATGTAAATGTTATCAATTATGGGGATAATCACATGGGTATCTATCAGGCAAGCATGGGGTATTTTGGGAAAACACCAGATCAGTTGACATTGGATGAAGCAAGTCTTTTGGCTGGATTGCCACAATCACCAAGCAACTATCAGCTGAGCAATCATGAGGATGCCGCAAGAAAAAGACAGAAAATGGTATTATCTGCCATGGTACGTGAAAAACATATCTCACAACAGGATATGGATACAATCATCAGTAAATACTAA
- a CDS encoding YneF family protein, translating to MNFLTSIMYVLLGLVVGGFLGFYFTRKKFEKELKENPPINEKMIRAMFLQMGRKPSEAQIKQIMKSVNSNR from the coding sequence ATGAATTTTTTAACTTCTATTATGTATGTGCTTCTTGGTTTAGTAGTAGGAGGTTTTTTAGGATTTTATTTCACAAGAAAGAAATTTGAGAAAGAATTGAAGGAAAACCCACCAATTAATGAGAAGATGATTCGCGCAATGTTCCTGCAGATGGGAAGAAAGCCTAGTGAAGCCCAGATTAAGCAGATTATGAAATCAGTTAACTCAAACCGTTAA
- a CDS encoding 4Fe-4S dicluster domain-containing protein → MSLFDHEARQFKFDVLKEVSKRAFEGKLNEDVCDEVANLLIPGKHADFRCCIYKEKEIIRERTRMAMGKPPVPVENNNERQIVRVLEAACDGCSIHKIQVTDNCRKCMAKACLSACKFDAIKMGNDRAFIDYDKCKECGACKNACPFNAIVETQRPCMKSCPVDAISMDEHNYAVIDEEKCINCGACQAKCPFGAIEDMSWMVPVIDELNKGTKMYAIFAPAIQGQFDNATLPQIMESIRMLGFEEVYEAAIGADAVAWYEKQDAIAHKKEGKKITTSCCPAFVNMAKQHFPTVYEANVSHMVSPMVAITRYLKHNHPEAKVVFIGPCVAKKQETLDTEVDYCLTFEELGAMFVSKNISAENVTPRESDTASLYARNFSIGGGVSKAVAQAAGECGDEETLVAQYADGSLECKKALLMMKVNRFNADILEGMACTGGCICGPATIESAPKAKARMAKENVAIKDKTIASTLETFDFSDIDLHR, encoded by the coding sequence ATGTCATTATTTGATCACGAAGCCAGACAGTTTAAATTCGATGTACTAAAAGAAGTTAGTAAGCGCGCATTTGAAGGTAAACTGAATGAAGACGTATGCGATGAGGTAGCAAATCTGTTGATTCCGGGCAAACATGCAGATTTCCGCTGCTGTATCTATAAGGAAAAGGAAATTATCCGTGAACGTACACGTATGGCGATGGGCAAGCCACCGGTACCAGTAGAAAACAACAACGAACGTCAGATTGTTCGTGTGTTAGAAGCAGCTTGTGATGGATGTAGTATCCACAAGATTCAGGTAACAGACAACTGCCGTAAATGTATGGCAAAAGCATGTTTATCCGCATGTAAATTTGATGCGATCAAGATGGGAAATGACCGCGCATTTATCGATTATGACAAATGTAAAGAATGTGGCGCATGTAAGAATGCATGTCCATTTAATGCAATCGTTGAAACACAGCGTCCATGTATGAAGAGCTGTCCAGTAGATGCAATCAGTATGGATGAACACAATTATGCAGTCATCGATGAAGAAAAATGTATCAACTGTGGCGCATGTCAGGCAAAATGTCCATTTGGGGCAATTGAAGATATGAGCTGGATGGTACCAGTGATTGATGAATTGAATAAAGGTACAAAAATGTACGCCATCTTTGCGCCTGCTATTCAGGGACAGTTTGACAATGCGACACTTCCACAGATTATGGAAAGTATCCGTATGTTAGGCTTTGAAGAAGTATACGAAGCAGCAATCGGTGCCGATGCTGTTGCATGGTATGAAAAACAAGATGCTATCGCACATAAAAAAGAAGGAAAGAAGATCACAACGTCATGTTGTCCTGCTTTTGTCAATATGGCAAAACAGCACTTCCCAACAGTATATGAAGCAAACGTATCTCACATGGTAAGTCCAATGGTGGCAATTACAAGATATTTAAAACATAACCACCCAGAAGCAAAAGTTGTATTTATCGGACCATGTGTTGCGAAAAAACAGGAAACTTTAGATACAGAAGTAGATTATTGCTTAACATTTGAAGAATTAGGTGCAATGTTTGTATCTAAGAATATTTCCGCTGAAAATGTAACACCAAGAGAAAGCGATACAGCAAGTCTTTATGCACGTAACTTCTCTATTGGAGGCGGTGTATCCAAAGCAGTTGCACAGGCAGCTGGAGAATGTGGCGATGAAGAAACACTTGTTGCACAATATGCAGATGGAAGCTTAGAATGTAAGAAAGCACTGCTGATGATGAAGGTCAATCGCTTCAATGCAGATATCTTAGAAGGCATGGCATGTACTGGTGGATGTATTTGTGGTCCTGCAACTATTGAAAGTGCACCAAAAGCAAAAGCTCGTATGGCAAAAGAAAATGTAGCAATCAAAGATAAAACAATTGCTTCTACATTAGAAACATTTGATTTCTCAGATATTGATTTACACAGATAA
- a CDS encoding DMT family transporter — protein MKKMYANLMLVSVTIIWGGGFIATAEALDSVSPFYVMMIRFMGASILPIMISFPKLKRLNRKDIKHGIIAGVFLFFAFAFQTFGLQYSTPSKNAFLTATNVVFVPYLLWLLWKRKPNRKEIIASIVCLFGIALLTLKKEAMMLTYGDLLSLICALFFALHIIALERYSAHIDAIAMTAMQMLTAGILSTICALCFEAPPASWNASAIGNIAYLIFVSTLLAYLIQTYAQKFTTANTASLILSMEALFASIFSFLILHEVMSVQMIIGAVFIFASILYIEYQPKKTIKKQQI, from the coding sequence ATGAAAAAGATGTATGCCAATTTGATGCTGGTATCGGTAACCATCATATGGGGTGGCGGGTTTATCGCAACAGCAGAGGCATTAGATAGTGTTTCTCCATTTTATGTGATGATGATTCGTTTTATGGGTGCCAGTATCCTACCCATTATGATCAGTTTTCCTAAATTAAAACGATTAAACAGAAAAGATATAAAGCATGGAATCATAGCTGGTGTATTTTTATTTTTCGCATTTGCTTTTCAGACCTTTGGTTTACAATATTCTACGCCAAGCAAGAATGCATTTCTTACAGCCACCAACGTGGTGTTTGTACCTTATTTATTATGGCTCTTATGGAAACGTAAACCTAATCGCAAGGAAATCATTGCTTCTATCGTGTGCTTGTTTGGTATAGCACTTTTAACGTTAAAAAAAGAGGCAATGATGTTGACTTATGGGGATTTGTTATCCTTGATCTGTGCGTTGTTTTTTGCTTTGCATATCATTGCATTGGAACGATACAGTGCCCATATAGATGCCATTGCCATGACAGCAATGCAGATGTTAACAGCAGGAATCCTATCTACGATTTGTGCCCTGTGCTTTGAGGCACCACCAGCAAGCTGGAATGCCAGTGCAATCGGCAATATCGCATATTTGATTTTTGTATCAACGTTGCTGGCATATTTGATTCAGACCTATGCCCAAAAATTTACGACAGCAAATACGGCAAGTCTGATTTTATCCATGGAAGCCTTGTTTGCGTCAATCTTTTCTTTCCTTATTTTACATGAAGTCATGTCTGTGCAAATGATCATTGGCGCCGTTTTCATATTCGCCAGTATCCTTTATATAGAATATCAGCCAAAGAAAACTATAAAAAAGCAGCAAATTTAG
- a CDS encoding xanthine phosphoribosyltransferase, producing MKELERYILEHGEALGEDILKVDAFLNHQIDPMFMMELAKDLKEHFKDKNINKIVTIETSGIAPSVFLGYLLNVPVVYFKKSTSKILKDALYQTKIHSFTKDIDYQISCSKKYLNENDHVLLIDDFMANGEACLGAIDLIKQANATVEGIGIVIEKAFQDGRAKVEAQGYQVYAQARISSLHDGEITFCE from the coding sequence ATGAAAGAGTTAGAAAGATATATACTGGAACATGGCGAAGCCCTTGGTGAGGATATCTTAAAGGTAGATGCTTTTTTGAATCATCAGATTGATCCAATGTTTATGATGGAGCTGGCAAAGGATTTAAAAGAGCATTTCAAAGATAAAAACATCAATAAGATCGTTACCATTGAAACAAGCGGGATTGCCCCTTCTGTTTTCTTAGGTTATTTATTAAACGTACCAGTTGTATATTTTAAGAAAAGTACCAGCAAGATTTTAAAAGATGCATTATATCAGACAAAGATCCATTCATTCACAAAGGATATTGATTATCAGATCAGCTGTTCAAAAAAATATCTGAATGAAAATGATCATGTCTTACTGATTGATGATTTTATGGCCAATGGAGAAGCATGTCTTGGTGCGATTGATTTGATCAAACAGGCAAATGCTACTGTGGAAGGCATTGGCATCGTCATTGAAAAAGCATTTCAGGATGGTCGTGCAAAAGTGGAAGCACAGGGCTATCAGGTATATGCACAGGCAAGAATTTCATCATTACATGATGGAGAAATTACATTTTGTGAATAA
- a CDS encoding transporter accessory protein: MKKAFLCVLLILLCGCSTSTSNSKQPEDHNAAYCDDSKGCGFGEKADMSGYENFDTKNSMFEESDMAHLLTAIKEKKSGIFYLGYPKCPWCIEAIPVLNDIAKKHNQSIAYVRTRDDDSELIYTPDQKKELISYASTYMNQDDEGEYQIYVPFVLVIKDGKVVAGHVGTVDGHDAHERKMNEQEKKDLQSIYEDMFQKLK, from the coding sequence ATGAAAAAAGCATTTCTTTGTGTATTATTGATTTTATTATGTGGATGCTCTACTTCTACATCAAATAGTAAACAGCCAGAAGATCACAATGCCGCATATTGTGATGATTCCAAGGGTTGTGGCTTTGGGGAAAAGGCAGATATGAGTGGATATGAAAACTTTGATACCAAAAACAGTATGTTTGAAGAAAGTGACATGGCACACTTATTAACAGCAATTAAAGAAAAGAAAAGCGGTATCTTTTATTTGGGATATCCAAAATGTCCATGGTGTATAGAGGCAATTCCTGTATTAAATGATATAGCTAAAAAGCATAATCAATCGATTGCTTATGTAAGAACTAGAGATGATGATTCTGAATTGATTTATACGCCTGATCAGAAAAAAGAACTAATTTCTTATGCCAGCACTTATATGAATCAGGATGATGAGGGAGAATATCAAATTTATGTACCATTTGTGTTAGTCATAAAAGATGGCAAAGTGGTCGCAGGACATGTTGGTACAGTCGATGGACATGATGCTCATGAACGTAAGATGAATGAGCAGGAGAAAAAAGATTTACAGAGCATTTATGAAGATATGTTTCAAAAGCTAAAATAA
- the argF gene encoding ornithine carbamoyltransferase, which translates to MKHLLTLADLTKEELYDLLDLADQLKKEVKEGVFTPYLKNKVLGMIFTKSSTRTRVSFEVGMKQLGGQGIYLNANDMQLGRGEPIKDTARVLSRYLDGIMIRTYKQSDLEELAEYGSIPIINGLTDYVHPCQVLADLQTIREHKGKLEGLKMCFIGAGNNMANSLINGGILAGMEVACACPLEYLPDEKIVERAKATGRFILTQDVLEAAKDADVLVTDVWASMGEEGEAETRKKIFGGKYQINDAVMEVAKPDAMVQHCLPAHREEEITEKVFEAHADEIFDEAENRLHAQKAVLVRLLGE; encoded by the coding sequence ATGAAACATTTACTGACGCTGGCAGATTTAACAAAAGAAGAATTATATGACTTGCTGGATCTGGCAGATCAATTAAAAAAAGAAGTAAAAGAAGGCGTATTTACCCCATATCTGAAAAATAAGGTACTGGGCATGATTTTTACGAAATCATCCACAAGAACACGTGTTTCATTTGAAGTTGGTATGAAACAATTAGGTGGTCAGGGAATCTATTTAAATGCCAATGATATGCAGTTAGGCAGAGGAGAACCAATCAAAGATACCGCCCGTGTATTAAGCCGTTATCTGGATGGTATTATGATTCGTACCTATAAACAAAGTGATTTGGAAGAATTGGCTGAATATGGAAGTATTCCTATTATCAATGGATTAACTGATTATGTGCATCCATGTCAGGTGCTTGCGGATCTACAGACAATTCGTGAACATAAAGGAAAACTGGAAGGTTTAAAGATGTGCTTTATCGGCGCAGGCAATAATATGGCGAATTCATTGATCAATGGTGGTATTTTAGCAGGTATGGAAGTCGCATGTGCATGCCCATTAGAATATTTACCAGATGAAAAAATTGTAGAGCGTGCCAAAGCAACCGGACGTTTTATCTTGACACAGGATGTGTTAGAAGCTGCGAAGGATGCAGATGTGCTTGTGACAGATGTATGGGCCAGTATGGGTGAAGAAGGCGAAGCAGAAACAAGAAAGAAAATCTTTGGCGGCAAATATCAAATCAATGATGCCGTTATGGAAGTCGCAAAACCTGATGCGATGGTACAGCACTGTTTACCAGCCCATCGTGAAGAAGAAATCACAGAGAAAGTATTTGAAGCACACGCAGATGAAATCTTTGATGAAGCAGAAAATCGTCTGCATGCTCAAAAAGCAGTATTGGTTCGTTTATTAGGTGAGTAA
- a CDS encoding aspartate aminotransferase family protein, which translates to MSQIKANDNAYIAHTYGRFDIVLTHGSGALLYDENEKEYIDMTAGIGVNCLGFGNEEWVKAVCEQATSLQHVSNLYYSKPDTQVAEKLCNMTHFSKMFFANSGAEANEGAIKVARKYASDKYGQKNYEILTLVNSFHGRTITTLSATGQDHFHQHFDPFTPGFVHANANDIEDVKSKINKNTCAIMMELIQGEGGVLPLDYDFVKEVAEICQQNDILLIIDEVQTGIGRCGSLYAYEQFDIQPDIVTTAKGLGNGLPIGGVLLNDKVKDVFGPGDHGTTFGGNPVACAGANVVLSHMNQELFDEVKRKGEYIKKRALQMPHVIGVNGLGLMRGIVLDGISAIDVVRACIDSGLLLLTAKDKVRMLPPLIITDEQLEKACDILEEVLKAW; encoded by the coding sequence ATGAGTCAGATAAAAGCGAATGATAATGCATATATTGCACACACCTATGGTAGATTTGATATTGTACTGACACATGGCTCTGGTGCATTGTTGTATGATGAAAATGAAAAAGAATATATTGATATGACAGCCGGTATTGGTGTAAATTGCCTGGGATTTGGCAATGAGGAATGGGTAAAGGCAGTATGTGAACAGGCTACTAGCCTGCAACATGTATCTAACTTATATTACTCAAAACCTGATACACAGGTCGCAGAAAAATTGTGTAATATGACACATTTTTCTAAAATGTTTTTTGCGAACAGTGGGGCAGAGGCAAATGAAGGTGCAATTAAGGTTGCCAGAAAGTATGCCAGTGATAAATATGGACAAAAAAACTATGAAATATTGACACTTGTAAATTCTTTCCATGGACGTACGATCACGACCCTCTCAGCTACAGGTCAGGATCATTTCCATCAGCATTTTGATCCCTTTACACCAGGCTTTGTTCATGCAAATGCCAATGATATTGAAGATGTCAAATCAAAAATCAATAAAAACACCTGTGCCATCATGATGGAGCTGATACAGGGAGAAGGCGGCGTTTTGCCATTAGATTATGACTTCGTAAAGGAAGTCGCAGAAATCTGTCAACAAAATGATATTTTACTCATCATTGATGAGGTACAGACTGGAATAGGAAGATGTGGCAGTTTATATGCATATGAACAATTTGATATCCAGCCGGATATCGTCACAACAGCCAAAGGCTTAGGCAATGGATTGCCAATTGGCGGTGTATTGTTGAATGATAAAGTAAAAGATGTTTTTGGTCCTGGGGATCATGGCACAACGTTTGGTGGAAATCCTGTCGCATGTGCTGGGGCTAACGTTGTTTTATCCCATATGAATCAGGAATTATTTGATGAAGTAAAACGCAAAGGGGAATATATCAAGAAACGTGCTTTACAAATGCCACATGTCATTGGTGTAAATGGTTTGGGATTGATGCGTGGTATCGTATTAGATGGTATAAGTGCCATAGATGTTGTACGTGCATGTATTGATTCAGGCTTATTGCTTTTGACCGCAAAGGATAAAGTAAGAATGCTGCCACCACTCATTATTACAGATGAACAATTAGAAAAAGCTTGTGATATACTGGAAGAAGTATTAAAGGCATGGTAA
- the argB gene encoding acetylglutamate kinase yields the protein MKIDAIQKAEILSKALPFIQKYSGKIVVVKYGGNAMKNEELKQNVITDIVLLSEIGIHVVLVHGGGPEINKMLGKIGKESKFVNGLRYTDDETMDIVQMVLAGKTNKDLVSLINQKGAKAVGICGMDANVITAKKLPGDDLGYVGAITGVNPQLILDVIEKGYIPVVASVGCDTNGHSYNINADTAAASVAGCLGAENMILVSDIPGVLRDPKDETSLIQKIYVEDIHYLKDAGIISGGMIPKVECCETAITHSVKKAVIIDGRVPHSLLIEILSEEGIGTMFEKKEG from the coding sequence ATGAAAATTGATGCAATACAGAAAGCGGAGATCTTAAGCAAGGCACTTCCATTCATACAAAAATACAGTGGAAAGATTGTTGTGGTAAAGTATGGCGGCAATGCTATGAAAAATGAAGAACTGAAACAAAATGTGATTACAGACATCGTATTACTTTCAGAAATCGGTATCCATGTTGTATTGGTACATGGTGGAGGTCCTGAAATCAATAAGATGCTTGGCAAGATTGGAAAAGAATCAAAATTTGTGAACGGACTTCGTTATACAGATGATGAAACCATGGATATTGTTCAGATGGTACTGGCAGGGAAAACCAATAAAGACTTAGTATCTTTGATCAATCAAAAAGGTGCGAAAGCAGTCGGCATCTGTGGTATGGACGCAAATGTGATCACAGCGAAAAAACTTCCTGGAGATGATTTAGGCTATGTTGGTGCGATTACTGGCGTCAATCCACAATTAATATTAGATGTAATTGAAAAAGGTTATATCCCGGTTGTCGCAAGTGTAGGATGTGATACAAATGGGCATTCTTATAATATCAATGCGGATACTGCAGCTGCCAGTGTGGCAGGTTGTTTGGGCGCAGAAAATATGATTTTAGTCAGCGATATTCCAGGAGTACTACGTGATCCAAAAGATGAAACATCTTTGATTCAAAAGATTTATGTAGAAGACATCCATTATTTAAAGGATGCCGGTATCATCAGTGGCGGTATGATTCCAAAAGTGGAATGTTGTGAAACAGCAATCACCCATTCCGTAAAGAAAGCCGTTATCATTGATGGACGTGTTCCACACTCCTTATTGATTGAAATATTATCTGAAGAAGGTATTGGAACGATGTTTGAAAAGAAAGAGGGATAG
- the argJ gene encoding bifunctional glutamate N-acetyltransferase/amino-acid acetyltransferase ArgJ, translated as MSQYRKNGICFPKGFKANGIHCGIRKNKTKKDLSVIYSEVVANAAATYTQNKVKGAPIFVTKEHLKDGLAQAMICNSGNANTCNANGVEIANGMSELCAKALGIKAEDIIVASTGVIGEPMSMDPFVQHMDELCAGISDQKGSDACEGIMTTDTFKKEFCTEFMIDGVTCRIGGMAKGSGMIHPNMATMLAFLTSDVAITSELLDEVVHEVVNDTFNMVSVDGDTSTNDMLCIMANGMAKNKVIDEKNEAYEAFKAALMDICVDISRNIAKDGEGASKLLTCIVQQAPDITCAKKVAKSVITSSLFKAAMFGKDANWGRILCAIGYTDAIFDVDKIDVTLSSEAGELPVCVNGSGCGFDEDHAANVLEEDEIDILIDMHQGEGYATAWGCDLTYDYVKINGDYRT; from the coding sequence ATGAGTCAATATAGGAAGAACGGTATCTGTTTTCCAAAAGGGTTTAAAGCCAATGGAATTCATTGTGGTATCCGTAAAAATAAAACAAAGAAAGATTTAAGTGTTATCTATAGTGAAGTCGTGGCAAATGCTGCCGCTACGTATACACAAAACAAGGTCAAAGGGGCACCCATCTTTGTGACCAAAGAACATTTAAAAGATGGACTTGCACAGGCGATGATCTGTAACAGTGGAAATGCCAATACTTGTAATGCCAATGGGGTAGAAATCGCCAACGGCATGAGTGAACTTTGTGCGAAAGCACTTGGTATTAAAGCAGAGGATATTATTGTCGCAAGTACGGGTGTCATTGGAGAACCGATGAGCATGGATCCATTTGTTCAGCATATGGATGAATTATGCGCAGGTATCTCTGATCAAAAGGGAAGTGATGCTTGTGAAGGCATTATGACAACGGATACTTTCAAGAAAGAATTCTGTACAGAATTTATGATTGATGGTGTCACATGCCGTATTGGTGGTATGGCGAAAGGCAGTGGCATGATCCATCCCAATATGGCAACGATGTTAGCCTTTTTAACAAGTGATGTGGCAATCACATCTGAATTGTTAGATGAAGTGGTTCATGAAGTTGTCAATGATACCTTTAATATGGTAAGTGTGGATGGAGATACTTCCACCAATGATATGTTGTGTATCATGGCCAATGGTATGGCGAAAAATAAAGTAATTGATGAAAAAAATGAAGCATATGAAGCTTTCAAAGCTGCTTTAATGGATATCTGTGTAGATATTTCAAGAAACATTGCAAAAGATGGAGAAGGTGCAAGCAAGCTGTTGACATGTATTGTACAACAGGCACCAGATATTACTTGTGCAAAAAAAGTTGCGAAAAGTGTTATCACCAGTTCATTATTCAAAGCAGCAATGTTTGGGAAAGATGCCAACTGGGGAAGAATTTTATGTGCAATCGGCTATACGGATGCAATCTTTGATGTAGATAAAATCGATGTAACATTGTCCAGTGAAGCTGGAGAACTTCCGGTTTGTGTAAATGGCAGTGGCTGTGGTTTTGATGAAGACCATGCCGCTAATGTGTTAGAAGAAGATGAAATCGATATACTCATCGATATGCATCAGGGTGAAGGATATGCAACAGCATGGGGTTGTGATTTAACGTATGATTATGTAAAAATCAATGGAGATTATCGTACGTAA
- a CDS encoding N-acetyl-gamma-glutamyl-phosphate reductase, with translation MKKIQAGVIGASGYAGAELVRLLWNHPMVEVSGISSKSYTGQKISDLYPGFYQICDMVFQDEDSVIAASDVVFASLPHGLSEKLARKCFDADKIFIDLGADFRLDKEEDYAMWYGLDYHDPALHKESVYGLPELFRDDIKGKKIIGNPGCYPTSVALGLAPIMKAKLADCKHIIIDSKSGTTGSGKSLSEATHFPRCNESFAPYKIASHRHTPEIEQTLSRLCDEDVLINFTPHLLPINRGIISTMYVDLKETMKVEELHVLYEQFYANEQFVRVLPLGKTADLKYIKYSNYCDVSIHLDERSNRAIIVSAIDNMVKGAAGQAIQNMNILFDLDEGMGLKMVAPSF, from the coding sequence ATGAAGAAGATACAGGCAGGAGTAATTGGAGCAAGTGGCTATGCTGGAGCAGAATTGGTTCGTTTATTATGGAATCATCCTATGGTGGAAGTAAGTGGCATCAGTTCTAAATCATATACCGGACAAAAGATTAGTGATTTATATCCTGGCTTTTATCAAATATGTGATATGGTATTTCAGGATGAAGACAGTGTCATTGCGGCAAGTGATGTCGTATTTGCCTCGCTTCCTCATGGTTTAAGTGAAAAACTAGCACGTAAATGTTTTGATGCCGATAAAATATTTATCGATTTAGGGGCGGACTTTCGTTTGGATAAAGAAGAAGATTATGCGATGTGGTATGGATTGGATTATCATGATCCTGCGTTGCATAAGGAAAGTGTTTATGGATTGCCTGAATTATTCCGAGATGATATCAAAGGGAAAAAAATCATTGGGAATCCAGGCTGTTATCCAACAAGTGTGGCACTTGGCTTAGCGCCAATCATGAAAGCAAAACTTGCGGATTGCAAGCATATCATCATTGATTCAAAAAGCGGTACAACAGGTTCAGGAAAAAGTTTAAGTGAAGCGACGCATTTTCCACGTTGTAATGAATCTTTTGCGCCTTATAAAATCGCATCTCATCGTCATACACCAGAGATTGAACAAACATTATCTAGATTGTGCGATGAGGATGTATTGATCAATTTTACTCCACATTTACTTCCAATCAATCGTGGAATCATTTCTACGATGTATGTGGATTTAAAAGAAACGATGAAGGTGGAAGAGCTTCATGTCTTATATGAACAATTTTACGCAAATGAACAGTTTGTCCGTGTCCTTCCTTTAGGAAAAACGGCAGACTTAAAGTATATCAAATATTCAAATTATTGCGATGTATCCATCCATTTGGATGAAAGAAGCAATCGGGCAATTATTGTATCTGCCATAGATAATATGGTAAAAGGTGCGGCAGGACAGGCAATTCAGAATATGAATATCCTGTTTGATTTAGATGAAGGTATGGGGTTAAAGATGGTAGCGCCATCCTTCTAG